The following DNA comes from Clostridia bacterium.
AGATGCATGGCCGTCCCCATACGGATTAACAGCCCTAGCCATTTTGTTATATTCTTCGGTACTTTCAAGCAATTCCTCGGCGAGTTGAATTATTTTACTTTCTTCAGTACCTGCAAGCTTTACCGTTCCTGCGTTTATGGCTTCAGGCCTTTCAGTTTCATTTCTCAAGACCAGAACAGGCTTTCCGAGGGATGGAGCCTCTTCCTGCAGGCCACCGGAATCTGTCATAATGATGTATGATCTGTCCATCAGGTTGTGCATATCCTGGACATCCAGCGGGTTAACCAGATGTACTCTGCTGTGCCCTCCCAAAATATCTCTTGCAACCTCCTGTACGGCAGGATTAAGATGTACGGGATAGACTACCTGTATGTCAGTGTATTTGTCTGCTATATACTTAAGAGCACGGCAAATATTTTTAAGAGGTTCGCCGAGATTTTCTCTTCTATGTGCAGTGACTGTTATTACTCTGCTGCAATTGTAATCAATTTTTTGCAGATTTTCATTTTCAAAAACATAATCTTTTTTTACTGTTGTTTTAAGAGCATCTATTACGGTATTTCCGGTTGTATAGATTTTATCATCCTGTACTCCTTCGTTTAGAAGGTTTGTCTTATTTGTTGCTGTTGGGGCAAAGTGTATATCTGATAGGGCAGCTGTAAGTTTCCTGTTCATTTCTTCAGGGAAAGGGAAATACTTATCAAATGTCCTTAGGCCCGCTTCCACATGTCCTACAGAAATATGGCTATAAAAGGCTGCCAGACTGCCTACAAACGTAGTGGTTGTATCTCCGTGTACCAGCACGATGTCAGGTTTGACCTGCTCAAATACCTGGCTTAACCCTTCCAGGGACCTTACTGTTATATCAATTAAGGTTTGTCTGTTTTGCATTATATTCAGATCATGATGAGGAGTTATTTCAAACATGTTTAAGACCTGGTCAAGCATTTGTCTGTGCTGGGCAGTAACACAGACAATGGATTCTATCTGATCGGATTTCTCCAGTTCCTTTACAAGAGGTGCCATTTTGACTGCTTCAGGCCTTGTGCCGAAAACTGTCATTACTTTCAGTTTGTTCATTATTATGCTCCTTAATCAAAGTAAGTTTTATAGCAGTTCGGAAGATATATCCTCTCTTTGCGGTTTGCTGTCTTTACCTTCATCTATATCCGGATTATCCGGATTTGAACTAGTATCCATTAAAGCCCTGCCATTAATTTCTTTATTAATTTCAGTTTCATCCTCGTTACTCAGCTCACTCATATATCTCGCTCCGCCTATAACAAAAATAGATACTGCTATGACTAATATAATTGCACTCAGAGCACCCTTGTCCGCAAGGACAATAGCACATAGACCCAGTGCGGCACTTACGGTATACATGACGACAACTGATTGTTTATGGGTAAGTCCCATATCTATCAGACGATGGTGCAAATGCCCCCTGTCAGCCTCCATAATGGGCTTTCCTTGTAATAATCTGCGTATGATCGCAAAGGCAGTATCAAATAGGGGAAGACCCAGAACCAATAGGGGTATAGCTATAGCAATGGCGGCATACTGCTTTAGAGTACCTTGTATGGATATGACTCCTAAAGTAAAACCAAGAAAGTTAGAGCCCGTATCACCCATGAATATTTTTGCCGGATTAAAGTTGTAAGGAAGGAATCCCATGGCCGACCCTGCTAGAGCAGCAGTGATCAATGCCATATCCCATCTCTCGGTTATTACTGACACAAAAAACAGCGAGAGTGACGCTATGGAAGATACTCCCGCAGCAAGTCCGTCCAGACCGTCTATGAGATTTACTGCATTAGTTAT
Coding sequences within:
- the wecB gene encoding UDP-N-acetylglucosamine 2-epimerase (non-hydrolyzing), producing the protein MNKLKVMTVFGTRPEAVKMAPLVKELEKSDQIESIVCVTAQHRQMLDQVLNMFEITPHHDLNIMQNRQTLIDITVRSLEGLSQVFEQVKPDIVLVHGDTTTTFVGSLAAFYSHISVGHVEAGLRTFDKYFPFPEEMNRKLTAALSDIHFAPTATNKTNLLNEGVQDDKIYTTGNTVIDALKTTVKKDYVFENENLQKIDYNCSRVITVTAHRRENLGEPLKNICRALKYIADKYTDIQVVYPVHLNPAVQEVARDILGGHSRVHLVNPLDVQDMHNLMDRSYIIMTDSGGLQEEAPSLGKPVLVLRNETERPEAINAGTVKLAGTEESKIIQLAEELLESTEEYNKMARAVNPYGDGHASERIVKALLYEFGYSSEKPQKFRV
- a CDS encoding undecaprenyl/decaprenyl-phosphate alpha-N-acetylglucosaminyl 1-phosphate transferase, translated to MFYEYIISFILSFIVAFSATPIARKIAFKAGAIDIPRDNRRMHKKPIARLGGLAIISGFLIAVLYNSFSSYINTASAFKPNVQFIGFLAGILIITSIGIVDDIKQIRARYKLIFQLAAAFTVVFTGTSIPRLTNPFAASGMSELNPIVSYAITILWIVGITNAVNLIDGLDGLAAGVSSIASLSLFFVSVITERWDMALITAALAGSAMGFLPYNFNPAKIFMGDTGSNFLGFTLGVISIQGTLKQYAAIAIAIPLLVLGLPLFDTAFAIIRRLLQGKPIMEADRGHLHHRLIDMGLTHKQSVVVMYTVSAALGLCAIVLADKGALSAIILVIAVSIFVIGGARYMSELSNEDETEINKEINGRALMDTSSNPDNPDIDEGKDSKPQREDISSELL